A genome region from Corallococcus exiguus includes the following:
- a CDS encoding MFS transporter: MSLAQRLTITQPMRVFWITWFGQLISILGSGLTSFGVGAKVFLDTRSTTQFALLSFFALAPMVVLSPIAGTLIDRWDRRRAMLLADMGNGFTTMLIFGMLMASDRGMFKLETWHFYLPVSLGSCFGAFRWPAFFATVTLIVPKQHLGRANAMAEVASGASQILSPIIAGALIDSVGLVGVLTVDVCSFFIAVTTLLMVRFPRPTVSAEGQQGKGSLLTEMKQGWSFISARKGLLSLMAFTGVAVLCMDLVVLLITPLVLAFTDISTLGRIASIAGVGALLGGIGMGVWGGPKNPLYGILGFHAFSGVVLFMAAPSPSVALVAAAAALYLFTMPPVMAGIQSIWQRKIPSDLQGRAAAVKRMVILCVSPFASLIAGPLADDIFEPAMREGGVLASTMGRLLGVGPGRGIAVIFIVLGLLTLANVTVGWLNPRLRNLDKELPDALPDTPPAPPDTTAPNAPTAGASAS, encoded by the coding sequence ATGAGCCTCGCGCAACGCCTGACCATCACCCAGCCCATGCGGGTCTTCTGGATCACCTGGTTCGGCCAGCTCATCTCGATCCTCGGCTCCGGCCTCACGTCCTTCGGCGTGGGCGCGAAGGTCTTCCTGGACACGCGCTCCACCACGCAGTTCGCGCTGCTGTCCTTCTTCGCGCTCGCCCCCATGGTGGTGCTGTCCCCCATCGCGGGGACGCTCATCGACCGGTGGGATCGCCGCCGCGCCATGCTGCTGGCGGACATGGGCAACGGCTTCACCACCATGCTCATCTTCGGCATGTTGATGGCCAGCGACCGGGGGATGTTCAAGCTCGAGACCTGGCACTTCTACCTGCCCGTCTCCCTGGGCTCGTGCTTCGGCGCCTTCCGCTGGCCGGCCTTCTTCGCCACGGTGACGCTCATCGTGCCCAAGCAGCACCTGGGCCGCGCCAACGCCATGGCGGAGGTGGCCAGCGGCGCCAGCCAGATCCTCTCCCCCATCATCGCGGGAGCGCTCATCGACAGCGTGGGCCTGGTGGGCGTGCTGACGGTGGACGTCTGCAGCTTCTTCATCGCCGTCACCACCCTGCTGATGGTCCGCTTCCCTCGGCCCACCGTCTCCGCGGAGGGCCAGCAGGGCAAGGGGTCGCTGCTCACGGAGATGAAGCAGGGCTGGAGCTTCATCAGCGCGCGCAAGGGGCTCTTGTCCCTGATGGCCTTCACCGGCGTGGCCGTGCTGTGCATGGACCTGGTGGTGCTACTGATCACCCCCCTGGTGCTCGCCTTCACGGACATCTCCACGCTGGGCCGCATCGCGTCCATCGCGGGCGTGGGCGCGCTCCTGGGCGGCATCGGCATGGGCGTGTGGGGCGGCCCCAAGAACCCGCTGTACGGCATCCTCGGCTTCCATGCGTTTTCGGGCGTGGTGCTCTTCATGGCCGCGCCGTCGCCCAGCGTGGCGCTGGTCGCCGCCGCCGCCGCGCTCTACCTGTTCACCATGCCGCCCGTGATGGCGGGCATCCAGTCCATCTGGCAGCGCAAGATTCCCTCGGACCTCCAGGGTCGCGCCGCCGCCGTGAAGCGGATGGTCATCCTCTGCGTGTCGCCGTTCGCGAGCCTCATCGCGGGGCCGCTCGCGGATGACATCTTCGAGCCCGCCATGCGCGAGGGGGGCGTGCTCGCCAGCACCATGGGCCGCCTGCTGGGCGTGGGCCCGGGGCGCGGCATCGCCGTCATCTTCATCGTCCTGGGCCTGCTGACGCTCGCGAACGTCACGGTCGGGTGGCTCAACCCGCGCCTGCGCAACCTGGACAAGGAGCTGCCGGACGCGCTCCCGGACACGCCGCCCGCCCCTCCTGACACCACCGCCCCCAACGCCCCCACCGCCGGAGCCTCCGCGTCATGA
- a CDS encoding type I polyketide synthase, with the protein MSDAVGGGEERIAIVGLSGRFPGARTLEGFWEMLRRGGDARRVPTDAELDDAGVPQALRAHPQWVRSSYVLEGATDFDAGLFGYSPREAELMDPQQRIFMECAWESLDNAGYDPGRFKGAVAVYASVSLSSYLLRALMRQPDLMDAAGSFGVMLANDKDYVATRVSHRLGLRGPSATVQTACSSSLVALHLACQSLLSGESDMALAGGSSVSFPQTAGYLYQEGMIFSPDGYCRAFDSKANGTVRGAGAAVVVLKRLSDALKDGDTIHGVLLGTAVNNDGAGKVGFTAPSVEGQAAVIAEALAISGVTPDDIQYVEAHATGTPLGDPIEVAALNQAFGGKETGQKRVALGSLKAAIGHLDAAAGIAGVVKTVLAMEHGEIPASPHFQQANPVIDFDAGPFFVPSQPRPWTSANGPRRAGVSAFGIGGTNTHVILEEAPKTAAPAPSRRAWHVLPLSARTPAALDAATERLAAHLDANPNVSLADVAYTLQVGRHAHEHRRAVVVKDVADAKAALRDARRLLGGSGTNTRRPVVFLFSGQGSQYVDMGRGLYEQEPVFRTEVDACAEKLKPHLGLDLRTVLYPPAEGREKATEQLKQTSLTQPALFVIEYALAKLWASWGVTPQAMVGHSIGEYVAACLSGVFSLDDALALVATRGRLMQSLPSGSMLSVRMTPEALAPLMDARISVAAVNAPGFTVVAGPTDAVDALQAKLEAQKVEVSRLHTSHAFHSHMMDPIVEEFRQAVAKVARKEPKDLYLSNVTGTWVTREDAVSPAYWARHLRDAVRFQDSATLLLNDPEHVFLEVGPGNALATLVRRNAAEGTFPAILSTLPAPRDAQQDALTHATDAFAKLWLAGAKSTAGRAYKGEARRRIPLPAYPFQRERYDLLKGPPPALPRAAAARTATTQGVELTVPAWPRTRASPQVPSLSGQRWLVLEADTPVAARVSERLRQAGADVVSLVAGQGASDPVTKRFAVDVASPDALSEHLERLRGEDWTPAHIAYLWPLVKEPRDLESGLATSFHGLLALAKAVGPGAAKTPVMLDVVTTGAQDVTGEEPLLPWQAAAVGASRVLPQEYPGFTVRAVDVTWPAPDESASGPWLERMVTELATGKDSVVALRGPYRHVEAFETIDVPASTEQTGLKDGGVYVIVGGLGRVGLALAEQLTQAVKPKLVLLSRRTLPAPGEWDAWRAGHDAQDATSKAIDRMRALERSGAQVLALRADAGIPGQLDKALQVAETKFGRIDGVFYAAGDGGMATRISVAEATPEATTPLLSGRFGGLTQLAEALSSRQPDFVVVQSSLTVVLGGMAVSAVAAAHAGMDAVATRQARLGGTRWYTVDWDVWGVGEGFRPDAVISPSEGFRLLRALLTQPTGGRFLASLGSLEARRQVARDGASTSRAGGSASGKHPRPPLANAFVAPRDETEEKVAALWQDLLGLESVGITDNFFELGGHSLLGVQLLSRIREAFQVELSMRALFESPTVEVMTVAIVEASASQLDPEALEAMLAELEQS; encoded by the coding sequence ATGAGTGACGCAGTGGGTGGTGGCGAGGAGCGCATCGCGATCGTCGGCCTGTCGGGCCGCTTCCCGGGTGCGCGGACGCTGGAGGGCTTCTGGGAGATGCTCCGGCGCGGCGGCGACGCGCGCCGCGTGCCCACGGACGCGGAGCTGGACGACGCGGGCGTTCCCCAGGCCCTGCGCGCCCATCCGCAGTGGGTGCGCTCCAGCTACGTGCTGGAGGGCGCGACGGACTTCGACGCGGGCCTCTTCGGCTACAGCCCGCGCGAGGCGGAGCTGATGGACCCCCAGCAGCGCATCTTCATGGAGTGCGCGTGGGAGTCGCTGGACAACGCCGGCTACGACCCGGGCCGCTTCAAGGGCGCGGTGGCCGTCTACGCGAGCGTGAGCCTGAGCTCGTACCTGCTGCGCGCGCTGATGCGGCAGCCGGACCTGATGGACGCGGCCGGTTCATTCGGCGTGATGCTGGCCAACGACAAGGACTACGTGGCCACGCGCGTGTCCCACCGGCTGGGCCTGCGCGGCCCCTCCGCAACGGTGCAGACGGCGTGCTCCAGCTCGCTGGTGGCGCTCCACCTGGCGTGCCAGAGCCTGCTGTCCGGCGAGAGCGACATGGCGCTCGCGGGCGGCTCGTCCGTGTCCTTCCCGCAGACGGCGGGCTACCTCTACCAGGAGGGGATGATCTTCTCGCCGGACGGCTACTGCCGCGCGTTCGACTCGAAGGCCAACGGCACCGTGCGCGGCGCGGGCGCGGCGGTGGTCGTGCTCAAGCGTCTGTCGGACGCGCTGAAGGACGGCGATACCATCCACGGCGTGCTGCTGGGCACGGCGGTGAACAACGACGGCGCGGGCAAGGTGGGCTTCACCGCGCCCAGCGTGGAGGGCCAGGCCGCGGTCATCGCGGAGGCGCTCGCCATCTCTGGCGTCACGCCGGACGACATCCAGTACGTGGAGGCCCACGCGACGGGCACCCCGCTGGGCGACCCGATTGAAGTGGCCGCGCTCAACCAGGCCTTCGGTGGCAAGGAGACGGGCCAGAAGCGCGTGGCGCTGGGCTCGCTCAAGGCGGCCATCGGCCACCTGGACGCGGCGGCAGGCATCGCGGGCGTAGTGAAGACAGTGCTCGCCATGGAGCACGGCGAGATTCCCGCGAGCCCCCACTTCCAACAGGCCAACCCCGTCATCGACTTCGACGCGGGCCCCTTCTTCGTGCCCTCGCAGCCCCGGCCGTGGACGTCCGCGAACGGGCCTCGTCGCGCGGGCGTGAGCGCCTTCGGCATCGGCGGCACCAACACGCACGTCATCCTGGAGGAGGCCCCGAAGACCGCCGCCCCCGCGCCGTCGCGCCGCGCGTGGCACGTGCTGCCCCTGTCCGCCCGGACGCCCGCGGCGCTGGACGCGGCGACGGAGCGGCTGGCCGCGCACCTGGACGCGAATCCGAACGTGTCCCTGGCGGACGTGGCCTACACGCTCCAGGTGGGCCGGCATGCGCACGAGCATCGCCGCGCGGTGGTGGTGAAGGACGTGGCGGACGCGAAGGCGGCGCTGCGGGACGCTCGGCGGCTGCTGGGTGGCTCCGGTACCAACACGCGCCGGCCGGTGGTGTTCCTCTTCTCCGGCCAGGGTTCGCAGTACGTGGACATGGGCCGGGGCCTCTACGAGCAGGAGCCCGTCTTCCGCACGGAGGTGGACGCCTGCGCGGAGAAGCTCAAGCCGCACCTGGGCCTGGACCTGCGCACCGTGCTCTACCCGCCCGCGGAGGGGCGCGAGAAGGCGACGGAGCAGCTCAAGCAGACGTCCCTCACGCAGCCCGCGCTGTTCGTCATCGAGTACGCGCTCGCGAAGCTGTGGGCGTCCTGGGGCGTGACGCCTCAGGCGATGGTGGGCCACAGCATCGGTGAGTACGTGGCCGCGTGCCTGTCCGGCGTGTTCAGCCTGGACGACGCGCTGGCGCTGGTGGCCACGCGCGGACGGCTGATGCAGTCGCTGCCCTCTGGCTCCATGTTGTCCGTGCGGATGACGCCGGAGGCGCTGGCGCCGCTGATGGACGCGCGCATCTCCGTGGCAGCCGTGAACGCACCGGGCTTCACCGTCGTGGCGGGCCCCACCGACGCGGTGGACGCGCTCCAGGCGAAGCTGGAGGCGCAGAAGGTGGAGGTGTCGCGGCTGCACACGTCGCACGCGTTCCACTCCCACATGATGGACCCCATCGTGGAGGAGTTCCGCCAGGCGGTGGCGAAGGTCGCGCGCAAGGAGCCGAAGGACCTCTACTTGTCCAACGTCACCGGCACCTGGGTGACTCGCGAGGACGCGGTGAGCCCGGCGTACTGGGCGCGTCACCTGCGCGACGCCGTGCGCTTCCAGGACTCGGCGACGTTGCTGTTGAACGACCCCGAGCACGTCTTCCTGGAGGTCGGTCCCGGCAACGCGCTGGCCACGCTGGTGCGCCGCAACGCCGCCGAAGGCACCTTCCCGGCCATCCTCTCGACGCTGCCCGCGCCGCGCGACGCCCAGCAGGACGCGCTCACGCACGCCACGGATGCGTTCGCGAAGCTGTGGCTCGCGGGTGCGAAGTCGACTGCCGGCCGCGCCTACAAGGGCGAGGCCCGACGCCGCATCCCCCTGCCCGCCTACCCCTTCCAGCGCGAGCGCTACGACCTGCTCAAGGGCCCGCCGCCCGCGCTGCCCCGCGCCGCCGCCGCACGGACCGCGACGACGCAGGGCGTGGAGTTGACCGTCCCCGCGTGGCCGCGCACGCGCGCCTCGCCGCAAGTGCCGTCGCTTTCCGGCCAGCGCTGGCTGGTGCTGGAAGCGGACACGCCGGTGGCCGCGCGCGTGTCGGAGCGGCTGCGCCAGGCGGGCGCGGACGTGGTGTCGCTCGTCGCGGGACAGGGCGCGTCGGATCCAGTAACGAAGCGCTTCGCCGTGGATGTGGCCTCGCCCGACGCGCTGAGCGAGCACCTGGAGCGCCTGCGTGGTGAGGACTGGACGCCCGCGCATATCGCCTACCTGTGGCCGCTGGTGAAGGAGCCGCGCGACCTGGAGTCGGGGCTCGCGACGTCGTTCCACGGGCTGCTCGCGCTGGCGAAGGCCGTGGGCCCGGGCGCGGCGAAGACGCCCGTGATGCTGGACGTGGTGACCACCGGCGCCCAGGACGTCACGGGTGAAGAGCCGTTGCTGCCCTGGCAGGCGGCCGCTGTCGGTGCCAGCCGCGTGCTGCCGCAGGAGTACCCCGGCTTCACCGTGCGCGCCGTCGACGTCACCTGGCCCGCTCCGGACGAATCCGCGTCCGGCCCTTGGCTGGAGCGGATGGTGACGGAACTCGCCACCGGCAAGGACTCCGTGGTCGCGCTGCGCGGTCCGTACCGGCACGTCGAGGCGTTCGAGACCATCGACGTCCCGGCCTCCACGGAGCAGACCGGCCTCAAGGACGGCGGGGTCTACGTCATCGTCGGGGGTCTGGGCCGCGTGGGCCTTGCGCTCGCGGAGCAGCTCACGCAGGCGGTGAAGCCGAAGCTCGTGCTGCTGTCTCGCCGCACGCTGCCCGCTCCCGGTGAATGGGACGCGTGGCGCGCGGGCCATGACGCGCAGGACGCGACGTCCAAGGCCATCGACCGCATGCGCGCGCTGGAACGCTCGGGCGCACAGGTCCTGGCGCTGCGCGCGGACGCGGGCATCCCCGGTCAACTCGACAAGGCGCTCCAGGTCGCGGAGACGAAGTTCGGCCGCATCGACGGCGTCTTCTACGCGGCCGGCGACGGCGGCATGGCCACCCGCATCTCCGTGGCCGAGGCCACGCCGGAGGCCACCACCCCGCTGCTGTCCGGCCGCTTCGGAGGCCTCACGCAGCTGGCGGAGGCCCTGTCGTCACGGCAGCCGGACTTCGTCGTCGTGCAGTCCTCCCTCACCGTGGTGCTGGGCGGCATGGCGGTCAGCGCGGTAGCGGCGGCGCACGCCGGCATGGACGCGGTGGCGACACGGCAGGCCCGGCTGGGTGGCACCCGCTGGTACACCGTGGACTGGGACGTGTGGGGCGTGGGCGAGGGCTTCCGTCCCGACGCCGTCATCTCCCCCTCCGAGGGCTTCCGCCTCCTGCGCGCGCTGCTCACCCAGCCCACCGGTGGACGCTTCCTCGCGTCGCTCGGGTCGCTGGAGGCTCGGCGTCAGGTGGCTCGCGACGGTGCCTCCACCTCCCGCGCGGGCGGAAGCGCCAGCGGCAAGCACCCGCGTCCCCCGCTCGCCAACGCCTTCGTCGCGCCGCGCGACGAGACCGAGGAGAAGGTCGCCGCGCTCTGGCAGGACCTGCTGGGCTTGGAGTCGGTGGGCATCACCGACAACTTCTTCGAGCTGGGCGGCCACTCGCTGCTGGGCGTGCAGCTGCTGTCGCGCATCCGCGAGGCCTTCCAGGTCGAGCTGTCCATGCGCGCCCTCTTCGAGTCCCCCACCGTGGAGGTGATGACGGTGGCCATCGTGGAGGCGAGCGCCAGTCAGCTCGACCCCGAAGCTTTGGAAGCCATGCTCGCGGAGCTGGAGCAGAGCTGA